A stretch of DNA from Thermococcus sp. Bubb.Bath:
ACTCAAAGGAGGAGCTATTCAGCGAGGTGAAGAGGGGAATCTACATCACCAACGTGTGGTACACCCGCTTCCAGAACTACGTTGCGGGAGACTTCTCGACGATACCGAGGGATGGCATCTTCCTCGTTGAAAACGGCGAGCTGAAGCCGATAAGGAACATCCGTGTAAGTGACAACCTCCAGAGAATTCTTGAAAACATCGTAGCCCTCGGAAAGGAGCTCCACCACATCCACTGGTGGGAAGTCAACACTCCGGTCTCGACGCCCTACGTGCTCGTTAAAGACGTCGGCATAACGAGGGCAACGAAGTGAATGCTTTTAAGTTAGTTTTTTCTCCCTTTGTTTCTTGTTCTTTGGGGAGCGTTGACACCTTACAATATTTATAACGTGCGGTCCAATTTGACATGCTCTGAGATAGATACAGCAGGGAGAATGGTGCTGGAGATATTGAATTTGATCGTGAGACTTCTTGTATGGGGACTTGCCACGTATCGATGGTGGAAGCGAAGGGAAGACTTCATGTTCCTCCTCAGCCTTGCAATATGGGTAGATGTCCTTGCGGCACTATCCAAGAGGGCGGTTCTTGCCGACATTGGGCTAAAACCAAAGACAACTGCTCTGGCGCCATTGATGAGCATCCTTGCCATAATCGAAGGAGTTCTTTTAATAACCGCATCCCTGCTTGTCCTTGATCGGATTAAAGAGCTCTGGAGCCAGTTTGCACTCTTAACAAGTACCACCCTCGGGTCACTGTACGTTCTTATGGCGACTTTGCTCAGCGAATCCTCCAAAGTCATCTCCGCAGTTCCCGTGCCATTCCTAGGGATTAGCCTTATGTTTACGGGATACATTCTGCTCAGGAAAGATATTGATTCAAAGAAAGTGGCCGCCCTCTTCCCTATAGGGATATTTCTGCTGGGCGGTATCAACATCACTTACCCCCTAACCGTTGACACTCCCCTGGCGAGATGCCTATACGGTATGGGAGCCCTTTTCAGGGGAATGATGCTCATAGGGATGCTAAACTATGCGTTCATGAGAGTGACACTGCCAGAGATGCCAATAATGGAATTTCCGACCGGCGCTTTCTATACCACTAACGGGAAGATATTCGAAAGACTCCTGTGGAAGATGCAGTCCAGCGGGAACGGGGTTTTTATTACACGGAAGTCTGTTCAGGAGTTCAAGCCAAAGTTCCCCGTGTTCTGGTCAACTATGGTAGCATCGGGCATGCTGGACGAAAATGTCGTGGCAGTTTCCCCTACTGACATAGGGATCCTCATCGACCGCATTAGGAGATACCTAGAGAAAGGCCATTCCCTCGTGGTGCTCGATGGTTTTGAATATCTGGTGCTGGAAAATGGCTTCGAGAGTGCCTTGAAGTTCCTGTTGTCCCTTAAGGACTCCGTCATATCAGGTGGGGGAACTCTCGTGGTGCTGCTTGAGCCAAGGGCACTCTCGAAGAAGCAACTGAGGATAATTCAGAGGGAGTTTGAAGAATTTAAGTTTTGATTTAGTTTCCTAACGTCAACCCACGTTGAGTGGTAGGCAGATCCGTCTCCGTAGCCCTCAACTATCTCGTCCGTAGTGAGAAAGTTCGCGTTCCAGCCAAGGAGCCTGACCCAGAACGCCTTGTAAAGGAGAACCACCCCCTTCGGAACGTCCTCGGTGAACTTCACGGTAGTTTTTATTCTTCCGTTCTCGTTGAATACTTCTACTTTGTCACCGTCCCTTATCTCCCTCTCCTCAGCGTCTGCGGGGTTCATGTAGACGTGAGGATCAATTACCCCGTAAGTGTTGTGGTACTGGCTCGTTATCGTCATACGATAGGTAGGCGTCAGGAGCCTCAGCGGGTATCTCCACTCACGCTTTCTGTACTCGGGGAAAGGGGACAGACCGCGCTCAACTGCCCGCTGGGAGTAGAACTCTATCTTCCCGCTCGGCGTCTCGTATTTCCTCGGTTTTTCGGGTACCTTTACGAAGCCCTTTCTTTTCAGCTCCTCCCAGCTCAGGCCGTTGAGTTCGAGGATTTTCTTTATTACTTCCTCATCGCTCTCATAGAGATGGGGGTTCTTAATGTCCAGAGCCTTTGCGAGTAGCCTCGTGACCTCACTATTGCTCTTTCCGTAAAGCTTCGCAACGGGCTCATTTAAGGCCACGTAGCGGTGGTAGTAGCTGTCGGCTATGTCGAGCCTCTCGAAGAAAGTGTTCGCCGGCAAAACAACGTCGGAGTAGAGCGCCGTATCCGTGAGGAAGATGTCATGGGTGACGACGAAAACGTCGCCCTCTTCTAGGGTCTTCCTGAGCCGGTTCTGGTTCGGCAGGCTCGCCAGCGGATTGGAATTGTAGATGTAGAGGAACTTTATCTCCCCCTTCTCAATGTACTCTGCAAGCTTCATCTGGGGAATCCTCCTGGCGGGCTTCGTCCGTAGGAAGGCCCCCTCCGCATAGGACTTGTCTATCGTCTTCATGTCGTAAATGAAGCCGAAGCGGTGGCCAATGAGTGCTGGGAGGATAGCTATCGCCATAACCGCTTCCCCACCGGAAAGGGAGCGCTGGAAGCCGTAGCCGATGTGGATTACTCCCCTCTTCTCGGCAAAGCCAAAGGCGAAGTCCTTGACCTCCTCCTTCGAAAGCCCTGTCTCTCTAACAACATAATTAAGCGATAGTGTTTTTACATAATTCTTGAATTCTTTAAAACCGTGAACGTTTTCCCTCACGAAGTCCCGGTCGTAGAGCTCGTTGTCGATGATAAGCTTCGCAACACCTAAAGCGAAAAGAACGTCGGTTTCAGGCCTTACCTGGAAGAAGCGGTGGGAGCGCTTTGCAGTTTCGGTTCTCACGGCATCAACGGTCCACATCTCAAGGCCGTAGCGCTTTGCTAGCATGAAACCATGAAGGTTGGTCCAGAAGGGGTTGACGCCCCAGTAGACGATCAGCTTTTTGTTTTTGAGCTTTTCCGGATCGAGGCCTACCGCGGTTCCATAAATGTCTTTCAGCGCCTCCTGCCCGGCCCTGTCGCATATCCCGTGGTCGAGCATAGCTGTGTTGAGGTAGTGAAAGAGCCTCATGGGAAAGGCGTAGTTGACAATTCCCCTATCGCCCGCATACTGGTAGACCAGAACACTCTCGCTCCCGTGATTTTCTATGGTTTCCCTAAGCTTGCCCGCCACGAGCCTTATCGCTTCCTCCCAGCTTGCCCCTCTGAATTCACCGCTTCCCCGCTCTCCTGTGAGTATCAAAGGGACTTTTAGCCGCTCGGGCGAGTGGAACCACTTTGGGAGGAGCGCTCCCTTGGGGCAGAGAAAGCCGGCAGTTATTGGATGCTCTGGGTTCCCCCTAGTGACCAGCTTCCCGTCCTTAAGCTCGCTTATCATCGAGCAAGTATCGTAGCAGTCCCGCATGCAAACGCTGAACTTGGGCATAGTCGGGAATGAACATATTAGTTCAAATATTTTTTGCTCAGGCAACGTCGCTCGAATTTTCTCCAGATAACACAGGGTTTTGTGGGTATCATTTAAGTGCACCCATGATTAACGATGCGAAATGAAAACATTTATTAGGCAAAAATGCCCACCTTGGGCGATTGTCCAGGAGGTGATAAAATGAAGAAGCCAATCGGAATCTTGATGGCTTTCTTTGTAGTGGCCACCTTTCTGCACCCGGTGGGCGCCATCGGAAGCCTCGGGGGAAGCAGCTACTACCACCCGTACCCCTACGGTCTCAAGCCGGGGGACATCGTTATCGGTCACAACCCCCTCAGCAGCATCATAATCCCCGGCTACTGGACGCACACTGGAATGATAGCATACTACGATTACAACGCTGGAGACTGGGTTGTCGTTGAGGCCTGGGACGATCCGAGTGAGGTAAGGCTCGTTTACCTCTCGGACTTCCTCAAGAGGTACGACACCGTCGCAGTACTTCGCGTTAGGACGACGGATAGCATACGGCAGGCTGCCGTCAACTTCGCCCTCCAGCAGCTTGGAAAACCCTACGACTGGCACTGGTACACCAAACACGTCTACGGCAACTCCTACTACTGCTCAGAGCTCGTCTGGGCGGCTTATATGGCGGCCAGCGGCGGTACCGTTGACATAGATGCCAACCCAGGATGGACTCTTAAATATCTCGATGGTGTCGCCCCGCAGGAGATTTACGACGATAGTGACACCTACGTGATATACTACGACTCGGCCTGAAGGCCTCCTCTTCTTTCTTTTATCTAGGCCTCCTCACCCAAAGAGGCCGAGTGCGGGGCCAACGGTTATCGCCATGCTCAAAAGGCCACCGAGTATCAGGGCGGGAATGGATCTTCTTGCCTCGATTCCCAGGAGGTACGCCGCCAGGGCGCCGGTCCATATACCAGTCCCCGGGAGTGGAACGGCAACAAATATGAGGAGACCCCAGAACCCCCACTTCTCTACGTAGGGATGGGCCTTCTTTCTGACGCGCTCAACGTAGTATATGTAGAGACGCGCTACCTTCTTAAGGGGCGTCTTTTTGAGCCAGAGCATAACCCCGTCAATGTAGGGCAGGACCGGGGGAAGGACGAGCGAGAGCGTTATAACGCCAATTGAAGCGGCCAAGATTGTTCCCAAAAGGGGATAACCTCTGCCAATTCCGTAGACTATGGCATAGCGGCCCTCAAAGGTTGGGACGAGCGAGAGCAGGAATACCTCAAGGAGACCATTCAACGTCGAACACCCCCAGTTTAAGCGCGTTCACAATGGCACGGTAGTATGGGAGCCACCAATCCTCGGTCAGTACTACCAACATTCCAACCCATGAGCCAAGGAGGAGGCTGAAGAGGACGTCACCAAACCAGTGAACGTGAAGGAGGAGCCTCGAGAGGGCTATCGAAACTGCCCATCCCCCCCAGAGGGGCCAGAGTTTTTTCCAGCGTCTGCTGAGGAAATAGGCGAAGATTGATGCCTTCGCTGTATGGCCCGAGGGGAAGGAGAAGTAGTCGAGGTTCTTAACCCTTTCCAAGAGAGTCCATGAAACGGAGACCTCACCGGGCCTTGGGGTGGCGAAGGAGACCTTTAAGATGGCCACAAGCACCATCGAGAGGACGAAGCCCAGGGAGAGGTCAAGGGTGAAGCGGCTCATCCGCCCCCTCTTTTTGAAGTCCCAGGCGAAGAAGAACAGTATGTAGAGGAGGGAGGCGGTAAGGCTCGCCGTATCGGTGAGTAGGTTCACCAAAAAACCACCGTGGGGAAGTGTCGAGTTCACCCAAGAGTTGAGCCCGTTGAACAGACCCCCCCACTCCATACCAAGCAATATCAGTAGGACTGCAGTTAGGCTCCAAAACTCCAGTTTGTGGGCGTGATTACTCATCCTTCCTTCCCTCCCTGATGGCAACCGCGACGAAGAACAGCGCTATTATCAGAAACTCCAGTGAGTTTGTGATGAGCTCAACCGTGTTCGTCTCCAGATTGGGAAACACTATGTCTATGTGCTCCGCGAACTCCTTCAACGCATAGAGCAGAAATGCGAGGGATACTATTAGGAACTTTCTAAGCCTCGTCCGCTGGTATGCAATCACCGATGCCCCCGTAAGAAGGAGCGAAAAGATGACAATGCCCAGGCTTAAAAGCTGGTCAATATCCAGCATTTTAAACACCCTCCTCGAAGTCCATAAATATGTCCACTATCCTGTCGGCCCATCTCTCAAACAGGCTCGGATGATAGTTCTGGATCATTTTGATGAAGAGCTCAACGTCCCCCTTAAAGTAATATTTCACGAACTTCCCATCCTTAATGCTTCGAACGAGACCCAGCTCATCAAGTTTGGCAATGTAGTAATTTACCGTGGGTGGGGAGAGCCCCAGCTCACTACAGAGCTCTTTTTGAGTTGCCCCCGGGTTTGCTATTATGTACATAATCATTCCCCTCACGTTCTCGCTGGAAAGCAGGGAGAGGACATCTTTTTCCCTCTCATTGAAGATGCCCTTCGGGAAGTAATGCTTCCTCAATCCACTCCTCTTCGAGGTTATCAAGCCCAGCTTTTTGAGCTTTTGAATGTGGTACTGGAGGTCCCCTTTAGCAAGACCCAACTGGCGGGATATCTCATTGAAGCTAAGGCCGGGATTCTCTCTGATGAAATTGAGGATAAGCTTCGTGCGTTCATTGAGCTCATCACTGCCCATCGTTACCTCGGATGTGTATGTTTGGGTTCTTAATTAATGTTTTGTGGTTCAGTTTTAGAAATGTTCTCGGAGTTTTATTCCGACCATGTCCAAAGCAGAGGACCCATATTTCAAAAATTGGACTAATACTTCGAGAACTGAGCCAGAAAGGATATATAATGGCTCATACACATAGTATACTGAAGAACCTGAAGGGGGTGATAAGCCGTGAAGATAGGAAGGTTCAACATCGGACTGAAAGTGGCCGCCCTCATGGCGGCACTGATAGTGACACTGAGCATCGGGGCATTTGCAATGGCGACGTCAATCGGATCAGCGAATACCAGCGGCAAGAACGTCCAAACACCGAGCTATACTGGGAGCATAAAAATTGCCCAGAATTCCAACCTGAGTGAAGATCAGGAGGCAAAGGCCCTCCAGAAGCTTGCAAAGATAACCCCAGAGCAGGCAAAGAGCGCAGCACTTACAAAGGTGAACGGAACCGTGGTCAAGGTGAGCCTTGAGGACGAGAACGGATACCTCGTGTACTCCGTGGAAGTTAAGACTTCGAGCGGTATCAATGACGTAAAGGTTGACGCCGGAAACGGAAAGGTGCTTCACATTGACAAGGGTGCCGAGAGGGAGAAGGAAAGCACTGGAGGCAACGAAGAGAAAGAACCCGGGAAAGAGCTTGAGAAGGGCGAATCCCGTGGTTCAGTGGACAACGACACCATAAACGAGGAAGTGCAACAGGGAGGTGAGAACTGAGAGTGCTCCATATTCTTATTTTACATTTTGAAAAGCGTACCATATATTTTTTAGGGATGAGAGCGATAGGGGAGTTGTGGGTATTATGGACATAGCCAGTTATATCTCCGTTATTAGGTCACTCGACGGCAGGGCCCTGGAGCTCATTGGGATAGCGGTGGCCACATACTACATAAGCGTGTTCATCTATGCTCTTAGATGGAGGATAGTGCTCAGTGGAATGGGGAAGGACATCCCCCTAATGGAGCTGTTGAAGATCACTCTCTCCTCAATTTTCGTTAACAACGTAACACCCATGAGTCGCGGTGGCGGTGAAATTCTAAGGATCACGTGGGTTTCAAAGAAGCACAAGGTGCCCGTGGCCCTCTCAACCGCGAGCATAGTCTATGAAAGAATCTCAGAGGTAATACCGGTGCTTATACTCACCCTCCTGGGGATCTCCTACTTTGCAACGCATGTCGTGGCATTTGTAGTGCTTGGAGCGATCGCTGCGGTACTGCTGTGGCTTAAATGGGACAGAGTGGTGATGCTCTCGGTCAAGATCTTTAGGGTCAGCCTAAGGCAGGAGGACCTGATCAGGATGCTTGAGCTCAAAAAGAAACCTGCTATAAGCCTGCTCACGGTTGGTCTGAGTTCGGCTGTGTGGCTTTTGGACGTTACCAGGCTGAAGCTCATAGCAATGGCCTTCGGCTGGAACCCACCACTTGCGTTCCTTGCAATAGTTTCACTGGCCAATCTGCTCTTCGGTCTGATAGCATTCACACCGGGGGGAATTGGAATAGTTGAGGGAGGACTTCTTGGGACCCTTACCTACTTCGGAATTCCCTCAACACTGGCCCTCTCGGTGACGTTGATTGAGAGGTTCATCTCGTACGTGTCCAGCACTATAGTTGGGTTCATGACTTTGATAACTTCAGGGGGTGTCGAGGTGTGGAGAGCCTTAAGATCGCGTTAGCCTCAGACTGGTTCTTCCCAAGCGTGGGGGGCATAGAGTATCACATTCATGATCTCGCCACCCACCTGGTTGAGATGGGTCACGAAGTCCACGTAATAACAAGGTTCGGGGACCATCCCGATGAGAAGCTCCCTTATCAGGTTCACCGTTTTAAGGGCAGGATAACGATGAACAGCTTCCACGTGAGCATTGGAACGGGTGCATTAAAGCGAATAAACGAGCTGTACAAAAAGGAAGGCTTTGACATAACCCACGGACACAGCATATATTCTCCTATGGCCGTCGGTGTTGCCAATCTCTCAGCCGGGATACGAGGGGTTCCGAGTGTTATAACCAACCACTCACTTCTTGGGAACTCAATCTTAAACCCTGCATACATTGCGCTCCTGCGCCTCTCCCTCCACAAGGTCACTTCGTTCATAGCAGTCAGTGAAGCCGTTAAAAGCGATATGCTCTCAATCCTCGGCAGGAACCTTAAGAACAGGGAGATTTACGTCATTCCCAACGGGATAGACACGGATTTCTGGAAGCCACAGGAGGATAAGGAGGGATGGAAGGAAGCTCTTGGCCTAAAAGGGATGGTGGTAACTACAACCTCCCGCCTTACAAAGAGAAAGAGGATTCACGTGATTCCGAAGGTTGCAAAGAGGATAAAGGAGGAATACGGAGAAAACGTGACGTTTTTGATAATAGGGGATGGACCAGAGAGGAGCAATATTGAACGACTCATCAGGGAATACAACGTTGGGGACATCGTGAAACTCCTCGGGAGACAGCCGAGGGAGAAAATAAAGGAGTACCTGGGGGCAAGCGACGTATACCTCTCCCCCACGGTTTATGAGGCATTCGGAATAGCCGTGCTTGAGGCGCTGGCCTGCGGCGTTCCGGTCGTTGCCAACAACCACGGTGGAATAGGTGAGATCGTGGAGCACGGAAGGACGGGCTTGCTTTCCCAAAATGACCAAGGGCTGATACAGAATCTGGTGGCACTGATTGACGACGAAAATATGCGGGAAGAAATGGGGAAAAACGCAAGGAAGGGAGTGGAAGACCGCTTCAGCTGGGAGGCTGTGGTTCCCCGGGTGCTGGAAGTTTATGAGAGAACAATGAATCAGGCGGATAAGAATCTATTCGTCCTTTACAAATTCCATCAGGCACTCAAGAGGGGGATGGCAAGTGCTGGTATCTTTAACTTTTGATGTTGAGCAGGACTGTCCACCATATCTCAACACTACCAAGGGAATGGAAGAGGGCCTCCCGAAGATTTTGAACCTGCTCGAGGAAAAGGGGGTTAGGGGAACCTTCTTTTTTACAGCGCAGATGGCAAAGGAATACCCCCATCTAGTGAAGCGTGTGGTTGATGACGGCCATGAGCTGGGGTGTCATACTTACAATCATGAACGTCTGGACAGACTATCAAAGAGTGAGGCTGAGAGGGTCATAGAGAAGTCCCTTCAGGTATTGAGGGAATTCGGAGAGGTTGTATCGTTCAGAGCCCCCAACCTCCAGTTGCCATCATGGCTCTATGGCGTGCTAAATGAGAATAGAATCCTCGTCGATTCTTCCACGGCCCGCTACAAAGGATACAGGGAGGGCGTGAATTATGTGAACGGTGTCCTTGAGGTGCCCGCCTCGGTAACCTCCTCAGTCCTGCGACTTCCATGGGGCATCCAGCGCGTGATACATTCCCGTCTACAGGAGCCAAGGATATACTTCGCCCACCCCTGGGAGTTCGTCCCGATGAAAAAAGTGCGCTTTGACTGCCGCTTCAACACAGGAGAGAAAGCCCTTAAGTTGCTTGAAGAGCTTATAGATCACTACAAAAGGGAGAACGCAGAGTTCGTCCAAATGAGGAGCTACCCAGAAATTTTTAAGAGGGGATAATCCCTGCGAGGGGCATGTCATTTATATCAGCCCCTCCGCGTAGAGCCCATGATACACTTTTAGAAGCGCGTTCTGCACCTTCTTCGGCCCGAAAGTCCTGACGGCCTTCCCAAGCCCCTCGTTGTAAATCCTGCGCATAATAAAGTCGGTCTCGCGGTTGAGGTTCAGCTTTTCCTGGTTTTCGAGATAAAGGCGCGCTATCTCACCCGGCTCGCGGTAGTTCAGGCCCTTCAGCCACTTGAGGGGGATTCCATCGTCGAAGCGCTTGACGACCTCGAAGCCTATGATGGTAACCTCATCGTCGCCGTGGAGCTCTCCGTAGATTTTTGAGAGTTCCTGAAGGAGTTCTTTGACATCTGAGAAGCCGTCTGCCTTGGCGTCCTCGTTTGTGAGCTCCATGATTTTCTTCTTCTCAACCTTGGTTATCCTGACCTTCGCCACCGCGGTATCGCTCGGCCTTATGACGAGATAGACCTCGCTCCCCGGTTTAACCTCGTAGTCCCCGTAGCGTATCGTTGTCACCTTGTCCCCGCGGAGAATTCTCGACTTGTAGGCCGAGTCAATCAGCATGAACTTCCTTATCTGAACGCTCTTCACTCTCCTCACTATTCAACCCCCGCACGATGTCCACAACATCCTCAAGGGCCCTTACCTGAAAGTCGGCGTAATCAAGGTAATCCAGCTCCCTGTTTGCATATTTTCCATATTTAAACCACACGGTTACCATACCAGCGTTTTTAGCGCCGTAGATGTCAGAATATAATCTGTCTCCGACCATAAGGGCCTCGTGGGGTCTGACCCCGAAGTTCTTCAGGGCCTTCTGGAATATCTTCAGATGGGGCTTTTTCACCCCCACGAAGTCGGAGATTAGGACGTCGTCGAAGTAGTCCTCTATCTCGGTCCTCAGGATTTTCTCCCACTGCTTCACGGGGTTGCCGTCGGTTATTATCCCCAGCATCAGGCCAATCTGTTTGAGGGCCAGCAGGGTCTTTCTAACTCCCTTCACCGTCTTGAGATGGGTGATCTTCGTGTTGTGGTAGCCGATTACCCCCGCGGCCACCCACTTGGGGTTGTAGGGAAGGTCTAAACGCCTTAAGAGGTAGTCAAAGTGCCGGTTAAAGTTGCTCCCGTACTCGTTGATGAGCTCAAGGAGCTCGTGATACGCTATGCCAAAATCCGTTGGCATTCCAGCCCGTATCATGTTCTCTATGGCGTTTCTACGGGCTATCTCGGCGAGCTTGCTCGTGTCGATGAGCGTGTCATCCAGGTCGAAGAAGACAACCTTTATCATCATCCCCCACCGTTCCCTATTGGGCGGGATGGTATTTAATAATGATGGTGTGGGCAAGGTTTATAAAACCGGGGCTTAACCCTCTCCGAGGCGAGACAGGTGGGGCGAGAGATAACCGATGAAAAGCTCCAGAAGTACTTTAGAATCACCGAAGAAGCTTTAAAAACCCTTGAGGTTGCCGTACACGAGAGGAGCCTTCTAATGGCCGTCGCGAACGACTTTTTAACGATGGCAAAAAGCTATTTTGAGGACGCCAAGTACTACTACGAGAAGGGGGACTACGTTACCGCTTTTGCCGCGCTGAACTACGCCCACGGCTTTATAGACGCGGGTGTGCGGCTGGGAGTGTTTAAGGGAGAGGATGACAGACTCTTTGCCTTCGGCTGAGGTGGGAAAGATGGGAGACTACGTCGTCGTCCTTGAGGCGCCGATAATCGTTAGGGACGTTGAGACGAGCGAAGACGCCATAAACGTGGCCGTGAGCAAGGTGGCAAAGGCACTGAACAAGGAGAACCTCGACTTTGTGAGGGTGGAGATAGGCTACTCGCAGTGCCCGGTCTGCGGGGCCCACTTTGAGAGCGCCTTCGTGATAGGAAGCGTTGGGCTCGTTGGTATGTACCTCACCCTTAAGGTCTTCAACGCCCAGAGCGTGGAGCACGCTGAGAGGATAGCCAAGGCCGTGGTTGGAAAGGCCCTAAAGAAGGTTCCGCTGAAGGTTTACGAGATAAGGGAGATCGAAGGGGGAGAGAGTGGAAACGGGGTCGAACTTGAGGGATAGTTCAATGGCATCCCTCTTGTCCCTTCTTTAATTCCTGATTCACCCAAAGCGGGGAAAACTTTTAAACACTCCCCAATCAACCAACGACATAACCGTTGGAGGTTTTGCCATGGCCAAGTTCATCTTCGTTACGGGTGGTGTCGTTAGCGGTCTTGGTAAGGGCATAACAAGCGCTTCTCTCGGCATGCTCATGAAGGCGCGCGGTTTCAGAACGACGAACATCAAGATAGACCCCTACCTCAACTACGACGCCGGAACGATGAACCCCTACCAGCACGGTGAGGTCTTTGTGCTGGACGATGGCGGCGAGGTCGACCTCGACCTCGGGAACTACGAGCGCTTTCTCGACACCAGCCTGAGCTTCGACCACAACATAACGACCGGGAAGGCCTACTCAGTCGTCATTGAGAAGGAGAGAAAGGGAGAATACCTTGGAGCGACCGTTCAGGTCATTCCCCACGTTACCAATGAGATAAAGGAGCGCATAAGGAGACTTGCGAGGGACTACGACGTCGTTGTCGTTGAGATAGGTGGAACGGTCGGCGACATCGAGAGCATGCCCTTCCT
This window harbors:
- a CDS encoding DUF835 domain-containing protein; translation: MVLEILNLIVRLLVWGLATYRWWKRREDFMFLLSLAIWVDVLAALSKRAVLADIGLKPKTTALAPLMSILAIIEGVLLITASLLVLDRIKELWSQFALLTSTTLGSLYVLMATLLSESSKVISAVPVPFLGISLMFTGYILLRKDIDSKKVAALFPIGIFLLGGINITYPLTVDTPLARCLYGMGALFRGMMLIGMLNYAFMRVTLPEMPIMEFPTGAFYTTNGKIFERLLWKMQSSGNGVFITRKSVQEFKPKFPVFWSTMVASGMLDENVVAVSPTDIGILIDRIRRYLEKGHSLVVLDGFEYLVLENGFESALKFLLSLKDSVISGGGTLVVLLEPRALSKKQLRIIQREFEEFKF
- a CDS encoding PepSY domain-containing protein, with product MKIGRFNIGLKVAALMAALIVTLSIGAFAMATSIGSANTSGKNVQTPSYTGSIKIAQNSNLSEDQEAKALQKLAKITPEQAKSAALTKVNGTVVKVSLEDENGYLVYSVEVKTSSGINDVKVDAGNGKVLHIDKGAEREKESTGGNEEKEPGKELEKGESRGSVDNDTINEEVQQGGEN
- a CDS encoding lysylphosphatidylglycerol synthase transmembrane domain-containing protein, with protein sequence MDIASYISVIRSLDGRALELIGIAVATYYISVFIYALRWRIVLSGMGKDIPLMELLKITLSSIFVNNVTPMSRGGGEILRITWVSKKHKVPVALSTASIVYERISEVIPVLILTLLGISYFATHVVAFVVLGAIAAVLLWLKWDRVVMLSVKIFRVSLRQEDLIRMLELKKKPAISLLTVGLSSAVWLLDVTRLKLIAMAFGWNPPLAFLAIVSLANLLFGLIAFTPGGIGIVEGGLLGTLTYFGIPSTLALSVTLIERFISYVSSTIVGFMTLITSGGVEVWRALRSR
- a CDS encoding glycosyltransferase family 4 protein; the protein is MESLKIALASDWFFPSVGGIEYHIHDLATHLVEMGHEVHVITRFGDHPDEKLPYQVHRFKGRITMNSFHVSIGTGALKRINELYKKEGFDITHGHSIYSPMAVGVANLSAGIRGVPSVITNHSLLGNSILNPAYIALLRLSLHKVTSFIAVSEAVKSDMLSILGRNLKNREIYVIPNGIDTDFWKPQEDKEGWKEALGLKGMVVTTTSRLTKRKRIHVIPKVAKRIKEEYGENVTFLIIGDGPERSNIERLIREYNVGDIVKLLGRQPREKIKEYLGASDVYLSPTVYEAFGIAVLEALACGVPVVANNHGGIGEIVEHGRTGLLSQNDQGLIQNLVALIDDENMREEMGKNARKGVEDRFSWEAVVPRVLEVYERTMNQADKNLFVLYKFHQALKRGMASAGIFNF
- a CDS encoding phosphatase PAP2 family protein; its protein translation is MNLLTDTASLTASLLYILFFFAWDFKKRGRMSRFTLDLSLGFVLSMVLVAILKVSFATPRPGEVSVSWTLLERVKNLDYFSFPSGHTAKASIFAYFLSRRWKKLWPLWGGWAVSIALSRLLLHVHWFGDVLFSLLLGSWVGMLVVLTEDWWLPYYRAIVNALKLGVFDVEWSP
- a CDS encoding COG2426 family protein, with the protein product MNGLLEVFLLSLVPTFEGRYAIVYGIGRGYPLLGTILAASIGVITLSLVLPPVLPYIDGVMLWLKKTPLKKVARLYIYYVERVRKKAHPYVEKWGFWGLLIFVAVPLPGTGIWTGALAAYLLGIEARRSIPALILGGLLSMAITVGPALGLFG
- a CDS encoding molybdopterin-dependent oxidoreductase; the encoded protein is MPKFSVCMRDCYDTCSMISELKDGKLVTRGNPEHPITAGFLCPKGALLPKWFHSPERLKVPLILTGERGSGEFRGASWEEAIRLVAGKLRETIENHGSESVLVYQYAGDRGIVNYAFPMRLFHYLNTAMLDHGICDRAGQEALKDIYGTAVGLDPEKLKNKKLIVYWGVNPFWTNLHGFMLAKRYGLEMWTVDAVRTETAKRSHRFFQVRPETDVLFALGVAKLIIDNELYDRDFVRENVHGFKEFKNYVKTLSLNYVVRETGLSKEEVKDFAFGFAEKRGVIHIGYGFQRSLSGGEAVMAIAILPALIGHRFGFIYDMKTIDKSYAEGAFLRTKPARRIPQMKLAEYIEKGEIKFLYIYNSNPLASLPNQNRLRKTLEEGDVFVVTHDIFLTDTALYSDVVLPANTFFERLDIADSYYHRYVALNEPVAKLYGKSNSEVTRLLAKALDIKNPHLYESDEEVIKKILELNGLSWEELKRKGFVKVPEKPRKYETPSGKIEFYSQRAVERGLSPFPEYRKREWRYPLRLLTPTYRMTITSQYHNTYGVIDPHVYMNPADAEEREIRDGDKVEVFNENGRIKTTVKFTEDVPKGVVLLYKAFWVRLLGWNANFLTTDEIVEGYGDGSAYHSTWVDVRKLNQNLNSSNSL
- a CDS encoding YiiX/YebB-like N1pC/P60 family cysteine hydrolase; translated protein: MKKPIGILMAFFVVATFLHPVGAIGSLGGSSYYHPYPYGLKPGDIVIGHNPLSSIIIPGYWTHTGMIAYYDYNAGDWVVVEAWDDPSEVRLVYLSDFLKRYDTVAVLRVRTTDSIRQAAVNFALQQLGKPYDWHWYTKHVYGNSYYCSELVWAAYMAASGGTVDIDANPGWTLKYLDGVAPQEIYDDSDTYVIYYDSA
- a CDS encoding polysaccharide deacetylase family protein; translation: MLVSLTFDVEQDCPPYLNTTKGMEEGLPKILNLLEEKGVRGTFFFTAQMAKEYPHLVKRVVDDGHELGCHTYNHERLDRLSKSEAERVIEKSLQVLREFGEVVSFRAPNLQLPSWLYGVLNENRILVDSSTARYKGYREGVNYVNGVLEVPASVTSSVLRLPWGIQRVIHSRLQEPRIYFAHPWEFVPMKKVRFDCRFNTGEKALKLLEELIDHYKRENAEFVQMRSYPEIFKRG
- a CDS encoding winged helix-turn-helix transcriptional regulator; amino-acid sequence: MGSDELNERTKLILNFIRENPGLSFNEISRQLGLAKGDLQYHIQKLKKLGLITSKRSGLRKHYFPKGIFNEREKDVLSLLSSENVRGMIMYIIANPGATQKELCSELGLSPPTVNYYIAKLDELGLVRSIKDGKFVKYYFKGDVELFIKMIQNYHPSLFERWADRIVDIFMDFEEGV